A genomic stretch from Candidatus Zixiibacteriota bacterium includes:
- a CDS encoding twin-arginine translocation signal domain-containing protein has product MASPNQQKPTGDGKLSRRSVLKAAVAAGGAAVFGFPMIAKSQGPITMRWQSTWPQKDIFHEFALDFAKKVNDMTGGDLKIEVLPAGAVVPAFGLLDAVSKGTLDGGHGVLVYHYGKNTALALWGSSPAYGMDANMLLAWHKYGGGKELLEKVYRAIGANVVSFLYGPMPTQPLGWYKKPITKPDDFKGLKFRTVGISIDLFQGMGAAVNALPGAEIVPAMDRGLIEAAEFNNATSDRVLGFPDVSKVCMLQSYHQNAEQFEVLFNKTKFDALPARMKAIIASAVEAASADMSWKAIDRYSKDYLEMQTKDKVRFYKTPDSVLRRQLEIFDRVEAKKSAENPLFKEVAESQKRFAARAVKWDLDTNVSRRMAYDHYFGRRPARTASPTGKKS; this is encoded by the coding sequence CAGAAACCAACCGGTGACGGCAAGCTGTCGCGGCGCAGCGTCCTCAAGGCGGCGGTTGCCGCCGGCGGCGCGGCAGTGTTTGGATTTCCGATGATCGCCAAATCCCAGGGGCCGATCACGATGCGCTGGCAGAGCACGTGGCCGCAAAAGGACATCTTCCACGAGTTCGCGCTGGACTTCGCCAAAAAGGTCAACGACATGACCGGCGGCGACTTGAAGATCGAGGTTTTGCCCGCCGGTGCGGTGGTGCCGGCCTTCGGGCTGCTGGATGCAGTTTCGAAGGGCACGCTGGACGGCGGCCACGGAGTGCTCGTGTACCATTATGGCAAGAACACGGCGCTGGCGTTGTGGGGGTCCAGCCCGGCCTACGGCATGGACGCCAACATGCTGCTCGCCTGGCACAAGTACGGCGGCGGTAAGGAACTGCTCGAGAAGGTCTACCGGGCCATTGGCGCCAACGTGGTCTCGTTCCTGTACGGGCCCATGCCGACGCAGCCGCTCGGCTGGTACAAGAAGCCGATCACCAAGCCGGACGATTTCAAAGGCCTCAAGTTCCGTACCGTGGGAATCTCGATCGATCTGTTTCAGGGAATGGGAGCGGCCGTAAACGCGCTGCCCGGGGCTGAAATCGTCCCGGCGATGGATCGCGGCCTGATCGAAGCGGCGGAGTTCAACAACGCCACCTCCGATCGCGTCCTTGGCTTCCCCGATGTTTCCAAGGTCTGCATGCTGCAGAGCTATCACCAGAACGCGGAACAATTCGAGGTTCTGTTCAACAAGACCAAATTCGATGCCTTGCCGGCCCGGATGAAGGCCATCATCGCCTCCGCGGTCGAAGCGGCTTCTGCGGACATGTCGTGGAAAGCGATCGACCGCTACTCCAAGGATTATCTGGAAATGCAGACGAAGGACAAAGTGAGGTTCTACAAGACGCCGGATTCGGTTCTCCGAAGGCAGCTGGAAATCTTCGATCGGGTCGAGGCCAAAAAATCCGCCGAGAATCCGCTGTTCAAGGAGGTTGCCGAGTCGCAGAAGCGTTTCGCCGCACGGGCGGTCAAGTGGGACCTCGACACGAACGTCAGCCGCCGCATGGCTTACGACCACTACTTCGGTCGAAGGCCGGCCCGAACGGCCAGCCCGACCGGCAAGAAGAGCTAA
- a CDS encoding TRAP transporter large permease subunit, translated as MSDPALGLTMLGLIVVAIMMGFPTAFTLMGLGMIFGYIAFWAPGQPWYENHVFDLIVQRTYGVMTNDTLLSVPLFVFMGYIMERAALVDRMFHSVQLAFRRVPASLAVTTLLVCAFWGIASGIVGAVVVLMGVIAMRPMLNAGYDVRLAAGAITAGGTLGILIPPSVMLIVYAAVAGQSIVKLYAAAMLPGFFLTFLYLLYILGWAMLNPKIAPRLPPDQYRVAVPPWLRQLEAGRAGVPGGLLAAVFKPGFLRGATTADGRRIGYGLLLKNVIVLLVPLALTVALFATAWWYVVIYNAPETAAVSSPVAAGEPAAPEPASPVPDKPEELGLGEAPIEQAAPPSDQPPEQMESAGAAVSPQPGNRVPAHFYSWFWGLAALSGLILLVYYRQLDGEQFEILKELCVSVIPLGVLTVVVLAVILFGITTATESAAIGALGALYLAILARYPREVGWWSLAGAFAGLLLGWTNAQPVELLVSSSLGATFAGSLGPGLRHLRDSPELRRNLKESVFLTAKTTAMVCWLFVGSALFSAVFALHGGQSLIERWVLGMNLSPLGFQFIAQLIIFLLGWPLEWTEIIVIFCPIFIPLLSHFQIDPVLFGTMVAVNLQAAFLSPPVAMSAFYLKGVSPPHVTLQQIFAGMMPYMLIVILCLVFMYLWPGMTLWLPEFLYGK; from the coding sequence ATGAGCGACCCCGCGCTGGGCCTCACCATGCTCGGGCTCATCGTGGTCGCGATCATGATGGGCTTTCCCACGGCCTTCACGCTCATGGGGCTCGGAATGATTTTCGGCTACATCGCTTTCTGGGCGCCGGGGCAGCCATGGTACGAGAACCACGTTTTCGACCTGATCGTTCAACGTACGTACGGCGTGATGACCAATGACACCCTCCTCTCCGTGCCGCTGTTCGTGTTCATGGGGTACATCATGGAGCGCGCCGCGCTCGTCGACCGCATGTTTCACAGCGTTCAGCTCGCCTTCCGCCGTGTGCCCGCCTCCCTCGCGGTCACCACCCTGTTGGTCTGCGCCTTCTGGGGCATCGCATCGGGAATCGTGGGAGCGGTCGTGGTGCTCATGGGAGTCATCGCGATGCGCCCGATGCTGAACGCGGGTTACGACGTCCGGCTCGCCGCCGGCGCGATCACGGCGGGTGGCACGTTGGGGATCCTCATCCCGCCGTCGGTGATGCTGATTGTATACGCCGCGGTGGCCGGGCAATCGATCGTCAAGCTTTACGCCGCTGCGATGCTGCCCGGGTTCTTTCTTACTTTCCTCTATCTCCTTTATATCCTGGGCTGGGCCATGCTTAACCCCAAGATCGCGCCTCGCCTTCCGCCCGACCAGTATCGGGTCGCAGTTCCGCCGTGGCTCAGGCAGCTCGAGGCCGGACGGGCCGGGGTTCCGGGCGGCCTCTTGGCTGCGGTTTTTAAGCCGGGATTTCTGCGCGGTGCGACCACGGCCGACGGGCGCCGGATCGGATACGGCCTGCTCTTGAAGAACGTGATCGTGCTTCTGGTTCCGCTCGCCCTGACCGTGGCGCTCTTCGCCACCGCCTGGTGGTACGTCGTGATCTACAACGCGCCTGAAACGGCCGCGGTGTCGTCACCGGTTGCGGCGGGCGAGCCGGCCGCGCCGGAGCCCGCTTCCCCGGTGCCGGACAAGCCCGAGGAACTCGGGCTGGGCGAAGCGCCCATCGAGCAGGCGGCGCCGCCGTCCGACCAGCCCCCGGAGCAGATGGAGTCGGCCGGTGCAGCGGTCTCGCCGCAGCCGGGAAACAGAGTTCCTGCCCATTTCTATTCGTGGTTCTGGGGGCTCGCGGCGCTCTCGGGCCTGATTCTGCTGGTTTATTACCGGCAGCTGGACGGCGAGCAGTTCGAGATTCTCAAGGAGCTTTGCGTGTCGGTTATTCCCCTCGGCGTGCTCACCGTCGTGGTGCTGGCCGTGATCCTGTTCGGGATCACCACGGCCACCGAGTCGGCGGCGATCGGCGCTCTGGGCGCGCTCTATCTGGCGATCCTGGCCCGTTACCCGCGGGAGGTCGGGTGGTGGAGCCTGGCGGGAGCCTTTGCCGGTTTGCTTCTCGGATGGACAAACGCCCAGCCGGTCGAGCTGCTCGTGTCAAGCTCACTCGGCGCGACCTTTGCCGGGTCGCTCGGGCCGGGCTTGCGTCACCTCAGGGACTCGCCCGAACTCAGGCGCAACCTGAAAGAATCGGTTTTTCTCACCGCCAAGACCACGGCCATGGTTTGCTGGCTTTTCGTTGGCTCGGCGCTCTTTTCCGCGGTCTTCGCGCTCCACGGGGGGCAATCTTTGATCGAACGCTGGGTGCTCGGCATGAATCTCTCGCCGCTCGGCTTCCAGTTCATCGCTCAGCTGATTATTTTTCTGCTCGGGTGGCCGCTGGAGTGGACTGAGATCATCGTCATCTTCTGTCCTATCTTCATTCCGCTCTTGAGTCACTTTCAAATCGACCCGGTGCTGTTCGGGACGATGGTGGCGGTGAATCTGCAGGCCGCATTCCTGTCGCCGCCGGTGGCGATGTCGGCGTTCTACCTCAAGGGGGTTTCTCCGCCCCATGTCACACTGCAGCAGATCTTCGCGGGAATGATGCCCTACATGCTGATCGTCATTCTCTGCCTGGTGTTCATGTATCTCTGGCCGGGGATGACGCTGTGGCTGCCGGAGTTTCTCTACGGGAAGTGA
- a CDS encoding TRAP transporter small permease subunit — protein MKFLGLVRAVDRISYWSGKAFAWLIVVLTFVVSVEVFKRYILNAPTAWIFDFNNMLYGTLFMMCGAYTLALAGHVRADFVYIYLRPRAQAALDLVLYLVFFVPGIVGLIYAGYGYAADSWRIGEHSTVTAEGPPVYHFKSVIPVAGALVMLQGLAEMLRCIECLRTGVWPARLEDVEEIDVVQEQLAHSEFIDEESRRTAMQGAHAIDEAARHRSVVEHKNP, from the coding sequence ATGAAGTTTTTGGGCTTGGTTCGCGCCGTCGATCGAATCAGTTACTGGTCAGGCAAGGCCTTTGCCTGGCTGATCGTGGTCCTGACCTTCGTGGTTTCGGTCGAGGTTTTCAAACGCTATATCCTCAACGCGCCCACCGCATGGATCTTCGACTTTAACAACATGCTCTACGGCACGCTGTTCATGATGTGCGGCGCCTACACGCTGGCGCTGGCCGGGCACGTGCGCGCCGATTTCGTCTACATCTACCTCAGGCCGCGGGCTCAGGCTGCGCTCGATCTGGTTCTCTACCTGGTGTTTTTCGTTCCGGGCATCGTGGGGCTGATCTACGCAGGATACGGTTACGCCGCCGACTCGTGGCGTATCGGCGAACACTCGACCGTGACCGCCGAGGGACCGCCGGTGTATCACTTCAAGTCGGTCATTCCAGTTGCCGGGGCGCTGGTGATGCTCCAGGGGCTGGCGGAAATGCTGCGCTGCATCGAGTGCCTGCGCACCGGGGTCTGGCCGGCGCGGCTGGAGGACGTGGAGGAAATCGACGTCGTCCAGGAGCAGCTGGCGCACAGCGAATTCATCGACGAGGAGTCGCGCCGCACGGCCATGCAGGGCGCCCACGCCATCGACGAGGCAGCCCGACACCGCAGCGTCGTGGAGCACAAGAACCCATGA